In Polaromonas sp. JS666, one genomic interval encodes:
- a CDS encoding MarR family winged helix-turn-helix transcriptional regulator, giving the protein MAKSFDFSDAPGHLIRRAQQLAVAIFMEETAGFDATPVQFAILNALMDDPGEDQITLSGRVAFDPATFGSVIGRLEAKGWVKREADPGDRRRKLLWITPEGEKVALQMKRAVNRAQQRIVGPLDPDERAQLGALLGKMIAGHEKAARQ; this is encoded by the coding sequence ATGGCAAAAAGCTTTGATTTCAGCGACGCCCCGGGGCACCTCATTCGCCGGGCACAACAACTTGCAGTGGCGATCTTCATGGAGGAGACGGCGGGTTTTGACGCGACGCCGGTGCAGTTTGCCATCCTGAACGCGCTGATGGATGACCCTGGCGAAGATCAGATCACGCTGTCAGGGCGGGTGGCGTTCGACCCGGCCACTTTTGGCTCGGTGATCGGGCGGCTTGAAGCCAAAGGCTGGGTCAAGCGCGAGGCGGATCCGGGCGACAGGCGCCGCAAACTGCTGTGGATCACGCCCGAAGGGGAGAAGGTTGCGCTGCAGATGAAACGCGCGGTGAACCGGGCCCAGCAGCGCATTGTGGGCCCACTGGATCCTGACGAGCGGGCACAACTGGGCGCGCTGCTCGGCAAGATGATCGCCGGGCACGAAAAAGCTGCCAGGCAATGA
- a CDS encoding antibiotic biosynthesis monooxygenase family protein: protein MILELADIRIHPGQQAAFDEAIQRGLTTVIQNAKGFQGFKVNKGIESPERYILQIFWETLENHTVDFRQSPAFADWRAIVGPFFAGPPTVEHFDLLAKSA from the coding sequence ATGATTCTCGAACTCGCCGACATCCGTATCCATCCCGGCCAGCAAGCCGCTTTTGACGAAGCCATCCAGCGCGGCCTGACCACCGTCATCCAGAACGCCAAAGGTTTTCAGGGTTTCAAAGTCAACAAAGGCATTGAGAGCCCAGAGCGCTACATCCTCCAAATCTTCTGGGAGACGCTGGAAAATCACACCGTCGACTTCCGCCAGTCCCCGGCCTTTGCCGACTGGCGTGCCATTGTCGGGCCGTTTTTTGCCGGCCCGCCCACCGTGGAGCATTTCGACCTGCTGGCCAAATCGGCCTGA
- a CDS encoding 2Fe-2S iron-sulfur cluster-binding protein, giving the protein MITINFIASDGQLTGATAQTGKSLMQAALAAGIEGIAADCGGLMTCATCHVHVHEPFATRLPPPDDEELAMLAFTATPSRPNSRLSCQIKLTDALNGLTVELPITQY; this is encoded by the coding sequence ATGATTACCATTAACTTCATAGCTTCCGACGGACAACTGACAGGGGCTACAGCCCAAACGGGCAAGAGCCTGATGCAGGCCGCCCTGGCCGCGGGTATCGAGGGAATTGCCGCCGACTGTGGCGGGCTGATGACCTGCGCTACCTGCCATGTCCACGTGCACGAGCCCTTTGCCACCCGGTTGCCACCACCCGATGACGAAGAACTGGCCATGCTGGCTTTTACCGCCACACCCAGCCGGCCCAACAGCCGCCTGAGCTGCCAGATCAAACTCACCGACGCGCTCAACGGTTTGACGGTAGAGTTACCGATCACCCAGTATTAA
- a CDS encoding glutamine synthetase family protein, producing the protein MPTFAQLCGIRDAARQQALEHTSGLITASDLELVRFAWCDLHGVTRGKTLVAGAAAKAMQEGVGLVSTLVLKDTSDRSTAFKVFERGGPAGLPGFEFASNLLLLADPSSFRQLPWTPATGWVQGQLWFQNGQPVELDTRRVLQQALAGLARAGYGMKCGLEVEFHIYKITEEGTRDQLDPNQAGWPGLPPQVSLVHPGYNMLTEGWYDLAEEPLRIVQHTAQALGLPLLSLEIELGPSQVEAVFEATDALTAADNMVLFRNAVKQALRRAGYHASFMCRPPFANIMSSGWHLHQSLVDSETGRNVFQREAPAPGSTAADARHTLSETGEHYLAGLLAHARGMAVFCTPTINGFGRYRPNALAPQAVLWGRDNRGAMLRVVGQCGDGATRIENRIGEPAANPYLYLASQIHAGLDGITRRLKAPPATDAPYGASGTLLPTSLGEALEALQTDPILVKAFGSAFVDYLVRVKRSELDRYAQAEDKDDWQRREYFSRI; encoded by the coding sequence GTGCCCACCTTCGCGCAGCTCTGCGGAATCCGCGATGCCGCACGCCAGCAAGCGCTGGAACACACCTCCGGGCTGATCACTGCCAGCGACCTGGAGCTGGTGCGTTTTGCGTGGTGCGACCTGCACGGTGTCACACGCGGTAAAACCCTGGTGGCCGGCGCCGCCGCAAAGGCCATGCAGGAAGGCGTGGGCCTGGTCAGCACCCTGGTCCTCAAGGACACCTCGGACCGCAGCACGGCATTCAAAGTATTCGAGCGTGGCGGCCCCGCCGGGTTGCCGGGCTTCGAGTTCGCCAGCAACCTGCTGCTGCTGGCCGACCCGTCAAGCTTTCGGCAACTGCCCTGGACGCCCGCCACCGGCTGGGTTCAGGGCCAGCTCTGGTTTCAAAACGGCCAGCCGGTGGAGCTGGACACGCGCCGCGTGCTGCAGCAGGCGCTCGCCGGCCTGGCGCGGGCCGGCTACGGCATGAAGTGCGGGCTCGAAGTCGAATTCCACATTTACAAGATCACCGAGGAAGGCACCCGGGACCAGCTGGACCCCAACCAGGCCGGCTGGCCCGGTTTGCCGCCGCAGGTCAGCCTGGTTCACCCGGGCTACAACATGCTGACCGAGGGCTGGTACGACCTGGCCGAAGAGCCCTTGCGCATCGTGCAGCACACGGCGCAGGCGCTGGGCCTGCCCTTGCTGTCGCTCGAGATCGAGTTGGGCCCCAGCCAGGTGGAAGCAGTGTTCGAAGCCACCGACGCGCTGACAGCTGCCGACAACATGGTGCTGTTTCGCAATGCGGTCAAGCAGGCGCTGCGCCGGGCGGGCTACCACGCCAGCTTCATGTGCCGCCCGCCGTTTGCCAACATCATGTCCAGCGGCTGGCACCTGCACCAGTCGCTGGTCGACAGTGAAACCGGCCGCAATGTGTTTCAGCGCGAAGCGCCGGCCCCGGGCAGCACGGCAGCCGATGCCCGGCACACGCTGTCGGAGACGGGCGAGCACTACCTGGCCGGCCTGCTGGCGCATGCGCGTGGCATGGCCGTGTTCTGCACGCCCACCATCAACGGCTTTGGCCGCTACCGCCCGAATGCGCTGGCGCCGCAGGCTGTGCTCTGGGGCCGCGACAACCGCGGCGCCATGCTGCGTGTGGTGGGCCAGTGCGGTGACGGCGCCACGCGCATTGAAAACCGCATCGGCGAGCCCGCCGCCAACCCCTACCTGTACCTGGCCTCGCAGATTCATGCCGGGCTCGACGGCATCACGCGCCGGCTGAAGGCGCCGCCCGCCACCGATGCACCCTATGGGGCTAGCGGCACCCTGCTGCCCACCAGCCTGGGCGAAGCGCTGGAGGCCCTGCAAACGGACCCGATTCTGGTCAAGGCCTTTGGCAGCGCCTTTGTCGACTACCTCGTGCGCGTCAAGCGGTCCGAGCTGGACCGCTATGCGCAAGCTGAAGACAAGGACGACTGGCAGCGCCGTGAATATTTCAGCCGGATTTGA
- a CDS encoding Rieske 2Fe-2S domain-containing protein, producing MNAEQNELITRIGPGTPCGQLMRQYWQPVALVDEFNPSQDPRMDKRPVKAVRVLGQDLVLFSDASNTWGLLDRDCPHRGADLSFGRRESLEQGGGLRCPFHGWKFAADGRCLETPAEPTGSKLCERIRQRSYPVIEKSGVLFAWLGDEGSTPPPFPAFDCFAAPATHSFAFKGLWNANWLQAFEVGIDPAHPSFLHRFLQDEPLDEIGQNAAGKQFRSASAGAMDGEQWPMTRIMREFAQPDISFETRPWGMQLTALRPMTDKLTHVRVTQAIFPATFVIPLSETMTITQMHLPVDDTHTYWYSFFTSFAGPLDKESMRAQRQQFISLPDYIPKAGSHNRWGFDAEEQLSQTYLGMGEDDINVHDQWAVESMGPIADRTREHLGTTDKVIMVNRRVLIKAIATVQAGGVAPGIADAAQAAAMTGPDTVDGIAPAGAWPDWWREQVRTKRDGAPWTGSPHPNPLPEGEGAKIPAFIPSPSGSRLG from the coding sequence ATGAATGCAGAACAAAACGAACTGATCACCCGGATCGGCCCGGGCACTCCCTGCGGGCAGCTGATGCGCCAGTATTGGCAACCGGTGGCGCTGGTCGACGAATTCAACCCCAGCCAGGACCCGCGCATGGACAAGCGCCCGGTCAAGGCGGTGCGCGTGCTGGGCCAGGACCTGGTGCTGTTCAGTGACGCCAGCAACACCTGGGGCCTGCTGGACCGCGACTGTCCGCACCGCGGGGCCGACCTGTCATTTGGCCGGCGCGAGAGCCTTGAACAGGGTGGTGGCCTGCGCTGCCCGTTTCACGGCTGGAAGTTTGCAGCTGATGGCCGCTGCCTGGAGACGCCGGCCGAGCCCACGGGCAGCAAGCTGTGCGAACGCATCAGACAGCGCAGCTACCCGGTGATCGAAAAAAGCGGCGTGCTGTTTGCCTGGCTGGGTGACGAGGGCAGCACACCCCCGCCCTTCCCGGCGTTTGACTGCTTTGCCGCACCGGCCACCCACAGCTTTGCCTTCAAGGGCCTGTGGAACGCCAACTGGCTGCAGGCCTTTGAAGTAGGCATTGACCCGGCGCATCCCTCCTTCCTGCACCGTTTTCTGCAGGACGAGCCGCTGGACGAGATCGGCCAGAACGCAGCGGGCAAACAGTTCCGCAGTGCGAGCGCCGGCGCCATGGATGGCGAGCAATGGCCGATGACGCGCATCATGCGCGAATTTGCGCAGCCCGACATCAGCTTTGAAACCAGACCGTGGGGCATGCAGCTCACCGCGTTGCGGCCCATGACCGACAAGCTGACCCATGTGCGCGTGACCCAGGCCATCTTCCCGGCCACCTTTGTGATTCCGCTGTCGGAAACCATGACGATCACGCAGATGCACCTGCCCGTGGACGACACGCATACCTACTGGTATTCCTTCTTCACCAGCTTTGCCGGGCCGCTGGACAAGGAGAGCATGCGCGCGCAGCGCCAGCAGTTCATCTCGCTACCCGACTACATCCCCAAGGCCGGCAGCCATAACCGGTGGGGCTTTGATGCCGAGGAACAGTTGAGCCAGACCTATCTGGGCATGGGCGAGGACGATATCAACGTGCATGACCAGTGGGCCGTGGAAAGCATGGGCCCGATTGCCGACCGCACGCGCGAGCACCTGGGCACCACCGACAAGGTCATCATGGTCAACCGGCGGGTGCTGATCAAGGCCATCGCCACGGTGCAGGCCGGCGGTGTTGCGCCGGGTATCGCCGACGCAGCACAGGCCGCAGCCATGACCGGGCCGGACACGGTGGACGGCATTGCACCAGCCGGTGCGTGGCCCGACTGGTGGCGCGAGCAGGTGCGGACCAAGCGTGACGGTGCGCCTTGGACGGGCAGCCCTCACCCCAACCCTCTCCCAGAGGGAGAGGGAGCCAAGATTCCTGCTTTCATTCCCTCTCCCTCTGGGAGCAGGCTGGGGTGA
- a CDS encoding GntR family transcriptional regulator — protein sequence MSLQETVLMQLRDLILRGEFAPGQRLAEQQLAERLGASRTPVRAALVTLEQEGLVEANDTGKYLVRQFTPREVADAIAVRGHLEGMAARLVAEHGVSRQLQLDLQSCLDEGDRALAPNPLAYENYAAYAVMNDRFHALILEASGNRALQRAIELNDKLPFASASAMLPMQSTLEQDRDWMHYAHRQHHMLFAALKAGEGARAQALAVEHTEVAQMNMRMALERRAETEHLMPGLRLVVGR from the coding sequence ATGAGCTTGCAAGAAACGGTTTTGATGCAGTTACGGGACCTGATCCTGCGCGGGGAATTCGCGCCCGGCCAGCGTCTGGCCGAGCAGCAACTGGCTGAGCGCCTGGGTGCCTCACGCACGCCGGTGCGGGCCGCGCTGGTCACGCTGGAGCAGGAAGGGCTGGTGGAGGCCAACGACACGGGCAAATACCTGGTGCGCCAGTTCACACCGCGCGAAGTGGCCGATGCGATTGCCGTGCGCGGCCATCTTGAAGGCATGGCCGCGCGCCTGGTGGCTGAGCATGGGGTTTCTCGCCAGCTGCAGCTCGACCTGCAGTCCTGCCTCGACGAAGGCGACCGCGCGCTGGCGCCCAATCCGCTGGCTTATGAAAACTACGCGGCCTATGCCGTCATGAACGACCGCTTCCATGCGCTGATCCTGGAGGCCAGCGGCAACCGCGCCCTGCAGCGTGCCATCGAACTCAATGACAAGCTGCCTTTTGCTTCAGCGTCGGCCATGCTGCCGATGCAATCCACATTGGAGCAGGACCGCGACTGGATGCATTACGCGCACCGCCAGCACCATATGCTGTTTGCCGCCCTCAAGGCCGGCGAAGGCGCGCGTGCCCAGGCCCTGGCCGTGGAGCATACGGAAGTGGCCCAGATGAACATGCGCATGGCGCTGGAGCGGCGGGCCGAAACCGAACACCTGATGCCGGGCCTGCGTCTGGTGGTGGGGCGGTAA
- a CDS encoding NADP-dependent oxidoreductase, which yields MSAITELVNHQVRLASRPAGLPTRANWNFTTEPVAEPGPGGVLVKTLYLSLDPAMRGWMNDAKSYIPPVELGAVMRAGGVGKVIASQNPAFAVGDYVNAGLDVQEYCLIPADQIKRSGMFKIDPRLGLTSWLNVLGLPGMTGYFGLLEVGLPKAGETVVVSGAAGAVGQTVGQIARLKGCRVVGIAGGKAKCDWVVNELGFDACIDYKNSDVRAGLKEHCPKGVDIYFDNVGGEILDLVLAKLARGARIIICGAISQYNNTTPVKGPANYLSLLVNRARMEGIVVFDYADRYHLAVAELAGYLKAGTMKSKEDVVVGLDTFPETLLKLFNGENFGKLVLQVAKE from the coding sequence ATGAGCGCCATCACCGAATTAGTCAATCACCAGGTCCGCCTGGCCAGCCGCCCGGCGGGCCTACCCACCCGCGCCAACTGGAACTTCACCACCGAGCCGGTGGCTGAACCCGGCCCCGGCGGCGTGCTGGTCAAAACCCTTTACCTCTCGCTGGACCCAGCCATGCGTGGCTGGATGAACGACGCCAAAAGCTATATCCCGCCGGTCGAGCTGGGCGCGGTCATGCGCGCCGGCGGCGTGGGCAAGGTCATCGCCTCCCAAAACCCGGCGTTTGCCGTGGGCGACTATGTCAATGCCGGGCTGGATGTGCAGGAGTACTGCCTGATTCCGGCGGACCAGATCAAGCGCAGCGGCATGTTCAAGATCGATCCGCGCCTGGGGCTCACCTCATGGCTCAATGTGCTGGGCCTGCCGGGCATGACCGGTTACTTCGGCCTGCTCGAAGTCGGCCTGCCCAAGGCGGGCGAAACCGTGGTGGTGTCCGGCGCAGCCGGCGCCGTGGGCCAGACCGTGGGCCAGATCGCCAGGCTCAAGGGCTGCCGCGTGGTCGGCATTGCCGGCGGCAAGGCCAAGTGCGACTGGGTGGTCAACGAACTGGGCTTCGACGCCTGCATCGACTACAAAAACAGCGACGTGCGGGCCGGCCTCAAAGAACATTGCCCCAAAGGCGTCGATATTTATTTTGACAACGTGGGCGGCGAAATTCTCGACCTGGTGCTGGCCAAACTCGCACGCGGCGCACGCATCATCATCTGCGGCGCGATCAGCCAGTACAACAACACCACGCCCGTCAAGGGTCCCGCCAACTACCTGTCGCTGCTGGTGAACCGTGCGCGCATGGAAGGTATTGTCGTGTTTGACTACGCCGACCGCTACCACCTGGCCGTGGCTGAACTGGCGGGTTACCTGAAAGCCGGCACCATGAAAAGCAAGGAAGACGTGGTGGTCGGCCTGGACACCTTTCCCGAGACGCTGCTCAAGCTTTTCAATGGGGAAAATTTTGGCAAGCTGGTGCTGCAGGTCGCCAAAGAGTAA
- the maiA gene encoding maleylacetoacetate isomerase, protein MKLHNYFRSSASFRVRIALELKALDYEYIAVHIARGDHKKEPYAALSADTLVPLLEVDGEKLSQSMAIIEYLDEKHPSPPLLPADAAGRAKVRALAQSIACEIHPLNNLRVLKYLVRELKVEEEAKNTWYRHWCREGLEAFERQLAQLPASTYCYGNTPTLADCCLVPQIFNAKRFNVNFDGLPRTMAAYDACMALPAFQKAQPSACPDNEA, encoded by the coding sequence ATGAAGCTTCACAACTATTTCCGTTCTTCCGCCTCCTTCCGCGTCCGGATTGCGCTTGAACTCAAGGCCCTGGACTATGAGTACATTGCGGTGCACATTGCCCGGGGTGACCATAAAAAAGAGCCTTATGCAGCCCTTTCTGCCGACACTTTGGTGCCGCTGCTGGAAGTGGACGGTGAAAAGCTGTCGCAGTCGATGGCCATCATCGAATACCTGGACGAAAAGCATCCGTCGCCGCCGCTCCTGCCCGCCGATGCGGCAGGCCGCGCCAAGGTGCGTGCGCTGGCCCAGTCGATTGCCTGCGAGATTCACCCGCTCAACAACCTGCGCGTACTCAAGTACCTCGTGCGGGAACTCAAGGTGGAAGAAGAGGCCAAAAACACCTGGTACCGCCACTGGTGCCGCGAAGGGCTGGAGGCCTTCGAGCGGCAGCTGGCCCAGTTGCCGGCCTCCACCTATTGCTATGGCAATACCCCCACCCTGGCAGACTGCTGCCTGGTGCCGCAAATCTTCAACGCCAAACGCTTCAATGTGAACTTCGACGGCTTGCCCCGTACGATGGCGGCGTATGACGCCTGCATGGCGCTGCCGGCGTTCCAAAAGGCCCAGCCTTCGGCCTGCCCCGATAACGAAGCCTGA
- the pgeF gene encoding peptidoglycan editing factor PgeF → MDARWLIPDWPAPPGVRAVFTTRQGGVSDVPYDSMNLGDHVGDLPERVAANRSLLQRATGARSIFLKQVHGSEVLELGPDTADGQLADACVTVQSGLACTIMVADCLPVLLATEDGAVVAAAHAGWRGLAGIDGPGGQGVLESVYQHVKAITPENTEDDATKMVAWLGPCIGPSAFEVGPEVKAAFEAGQPGADRFFVPCGAGKYLANLPALARLRLQALGVTQIYGNDGSLPWCTVSNPSRFFSHRRDAGVGGNGFGTTGRMAACIWME, encoded by the coding sequence ATGGATGCACGCTGGCTGATTCCTGACTGGCCCGCGCCACCGGGCGTGCGGGCGGTCTTCACCACCCGGCAGGGCGGGGTGTCAGACGTGCCTTATGACAGCATGAACCTGGGCGACCATGTGGGCGACCTGCCTGAGCGCGTGGCCGCCAACCGCTCGCTTTTGCAGCGTGCCACCGGCGCCCGCTCCATATTCCTCAAGCAGGTTCATGGCAGCGAGGTGCTGGAGCTTGGCCCGGACACCGCCGATGGCCAGCTGGCCGATGCCTGCGTCACGGTGCAGTCCGGGCTGGCCTGTACCATCATGGTCGCTGATTGCCTGCCTGTGCTGCTGGCCACGGAAGACGGGGCCGTGGTGGCCGCGGCGCATGCCGGCTGGCGGGGGCTGGCGGGGATCGACGGGCCGGGCGGGCAGGGGGTGCTGGAGTCGGTTTATCAGCATGTCAAGGCTATAACTCCCGAAAATACAGAAGATGACGCTACTAAAATGGTAGCGTGGCTGGGCCCCTGCATAGGGCCCTCCGCCTTTGAAGTTGGCCCCGAGGTGAAAGCGGCATTTGAAGCGGGACAGCCCGGTGCGGACCGCTTCTTTGTGCCGTGCGGGGCGGGCAAGTACCTGGCCAATCTGCCTGCACTGGCCCGCCTTCGGCTGCAGGCGCTGGGCGTCACGCAAATTTATGGCAACGACGGCAGCCTTCCCTGGTGCACGGTGAGCAACCCTTCAAGGTTCTTTTCTCATCGGCGCGATGCGGGCGTCGGCGGCAACGGCTTCGGTACCACGGGCCGCATGGCCGCCTGCATCTGGATGGAGTGA
- a CDS encoding PHA/PHB synthase family protein, with product MNSDAQWSQAAQQMQETFGAGFQQMLGAFGTGSPPAGLPQIDLSTFQQALPSLRFDPVKLQELQQQYIQNASVLWNQGVQAGVDAATASDRRFAAEAWNANPVSRFSASTYLLNARTLMGLAEAVEGDAKTKARLRFAVEQWMAATAPSNFLALNAEAQQKAIASKGESIARGIQNLLHDMRQGHLSMTDESVFEVGKNVATTEGAVVFENEFFQLLEYKPLTARVYEKPFLLVPPCINKFYILDLQPDNSLIRYAVSQGQRTFVVSWRNPDESMTGNTWDDYIEHGAIKAIEVVQEITGAKTINALGFCVGGTILGTALAVLAARGEKPVTSLTLLTSLLDFTDTGILDIFIDENSVKYREAEMGKGGLLKGQDLAATFSFLRPNDLVWNYVVGNYLKGETPPPFDLLYWNSDSTNLPGPFYAWYLRNTYFENNLVKPGKTVVCGQKVDLGKLDMPVYIYGSREDHIVPIGGAYASTQQLPGKKRFVMGASGHIAGVINPPAKKKRSYWTNDKLPQGKFPAEQAEWQKNATEHPGSWWTDWSDWLEGHAGKQIAAPKGYGGRQHKKIEPAPGRYVKVKA from the coding sequence ATGAATTCTGACGCACAGTGGTCCCAGGCGGCCCAACAGATGCAGGAAACCTTTGGCGCGGGCTTCCAGCAGATGCTGGGCGCATTCGGAACAGGCAGCCCTCCGGCCGGTTTGCCGCAAATCGATCTGTCCACGTTCCAGCAGGCCCTGCCGTCCCTCCGCTTCGATCCCGTCAAGCTGCAAGAACTGCAGCAGCAATACATTCAAAACGCCTCAGTGCTCTGGAACCAGGGGGTTCAGGCTGGTGTCGACGCAGCCACCGCATCCGACCGGCGTTTTGCCGCCGAAGCCTGGAATGCCAATCCTGTCTCCAGGTTCTCGGCCTCCACCTACCTGCTCAATGCCCGTACCCTGATGGGGCTGGCCGAAGCGGTGGAGGGCGATGCGAAAACCAAGGCACGTCTGCGATTTGCGGTTGAGCAGTGGATGGCGGCAACGGCGCCCAGCAATTTTCTGGCGCTGAATGCCGAAGCCCAGCAAAAGGCCATCGCCAGCAAGGGCGAGAGCATTGCGCGTGGCATCCAGAACCTGCTGCACGACATGAGACAGGGCCATCTGTCGATGACCGACGAAAGTGTGTTCGAGGTGGGCAAGAATGTTGCCACCACGGAAGGCGCGGTGGTCTTTGAAAACGAATTCTTCCAGCTGCTGGAATACAAGCCGCTGACGGCGAGGGTCTATGAAAAACCCTTCCTGCTCGTTCCGCCCTGCATCAACAAGTTTTATATTCTGGATCTGCAACCCGACAATTCGCTGATCCGCTACGCGGTCAGCCAGGGCCAACGTACCTTCGTGGTGAGCTGGCGCAACCCTGACGAGTCCATGACCGGCAACACATGGGATGACTATATCGAGCACGGTGCCATCAAGGCCATCGAGGTGGTGCAGGAAATCACCGGTGCCAAAACCATCAATGCGCTGGGTTTTTGCGTTGGCGGCACTATTTTGGGAACGGCGCTTGCCGTGCTGGCTGCACGCGGCGAGAAGCCGGTGACCAGCCTCACGCTGCTGACTTCACTGCTTGACTTCACCGACACCGGCATCCTGGATATTTTCATTGACGAGAATTCCGTCAAATACCGTGAGGCGGAGATGGGGAAAGGGGGCTTGCTCAAGGGGCAGGACCTGGCGGCTACCTTCAGCTTTCTGCGACCCAACGATCTGGTCTGGAATTACGTCGTGGGCAATTACCTGAAAGGCGAAACACCGCCGCCGTTCGACCTGCTCTACTGGAACAGCGACTCCACCAACCTGCCGGGCCCGTTTTACGCCTGGTACCTGCGCAACACCTATTTTGAAAACAACCTGGTCAAACCTGGCAAAACCGTGGTGTGCGGCCAAAAGGTTGATCTGGGCAAGCTCGACATGCCCGTTTATATCTACGGCTCGCGCGAGGACCATATCGTGCCCATTGGCGGAGCCTATGCGTCAACGCAGCAGCTGCCGGGCAAAAAGCGTTTTGTGATGGGCGCTTCCGGCCATATTGCCGGCGTGATCAATCCGCCGGCCAAGAAAAAACGCAGCTACTGGACCAACGATAAGCTGCCGCAGGGCAAGTTTCCCGCGGAGCAGGCTGAGTGGCAGAAAAATGCCACAGAACACCCCGGCAGCTGGTGGACGGACTGGTCCGACTGGCTCGAGGGCCATGCCGGCAAGCAAATTGCCGCGCCCAAGGGCTACGGCGGTCGCCAGCACAAGAAGATCGAGCCCGCGCCGGGCCGGTACGTCAAGGTGAAGGCCTGA
- a CDS encoding acetyl-CoA C-acetyltransferase gives MEDIVIVSAGRTAVGKFGGSLAKMPATELGAAVIKAVLERSGLSAEQVGEVILGQVLAAGVGQNPARQAVIKAGFPHGIPGLTINAVCGSGLKAVMLAAQSVATGDSEIVIAGGQENMSAAPHVLNGSRDGQRMGDWKMIDSMIVDGLWDVYNQYHMGITAENVAKKYGIDRESQDALALASQTKAAAAQDAGKFKDEIIPISIPQKKGDPLVFAADEFINRKTNAEGLAGLRPAFDKAGGVTAGNASGLNDGAAAVMVMTAKKAAALGLKPLARIASYATTGLDPAYMGMGPVPASTKALKRAGWKAQDLDLLEINEAFAAQACAVNKEMGWDTSKVNVNGGAIAIGHPIGASGCRILVTLLHEMARRDAKKGIASLCIGGGMGVALTLER, from the coding sequence ATGGAAGACATTGTTATCGTTTCAGCAGGCCGCACGGCCGTTGGAAAATTTGGCGGTTCCCTGGCGAAAATGCCTGCAACCGAACTTGGCGCGGCCGTGATCAAGGCGGTGCTCGAGCGTTCCGGCCTGAGCGCCGAACAGGTGGGCGAAGTCATCCTCGGCCAGGTTTTGGCCGCCGGGGTGGGACAGAATCCGGCGCGCCAGGCCGTGATCAAGGCGGGCTTCCCGCATGGCATTCCGGGACTGACGATCAATGCCGTTTGCGGCTCCGGCCTCAAGGCGGTCATGTTGGCGGCGCAGTCTGTGGCGACTGGTGACAGCGAAATCGTCATTGCCGGTGGTCAGGAGAACATGAGTGCGGCGCCGCACGTGTTGAACGGCTCGCGGGACGGCCAGCGCATGGGCGACTGGAAGATGATCGATTCGATGATTGTGGATGGCCTGTGGGACGTCTACAACCAGTACCACATGGGCATCACCGCCGAGAATGTCGCCAAGAAATACGGCATTGACCGTGAGTCGCAGGACGCGCTGGCGCTGGCCAGTCAGACCAAGGCCGCCGCTGCTCAGGACGCCGGTAAATTCAAGGACGAGATTATTCCGATTTCCATTCCGCAGAAAAAAGGCGACCCGCTGGTGTTTGCGGCCGACGAGTTCATCAACCGAAAAACCAATGCAGAGGGCCTGGCCGGCCTGCGCCCCGCCTTTGACAAGGCCGGTGGCGTCACGGCAGGCAATGCCTCGGGCCTGAACGACGGTGCGGCGGCGGTGATGGTCATGACAGCCAAAAAGGCTGCCGCGCTCGGCCTGAAGCCGCTGGCGCGTATTGCAAGCTACGCCACGACCGGCCTGGACCCGGCCTACATGGGCATGGGCCCGGTTCCGGCATCGACCAAGGCGCTGAAGCGCGCCGGCTGGAAGGCGCAGGATCTGGACTTGCTGGAGATCAATGAAGCCTTTGCCGCACAGGCCTGCGCAGTGAACAAGGAAATGGGCTGGGACACCAGCAAGGTCAACGTCAATGGCGGTGCTATTGCCATCGGCCACCCGATTGGTGCCTCCGGTTGCCGCATCCTGGTGACGCTGCTGCACGAGATGGCGCGACGCGATGCCAAAAAAGGTATTGCCAGCCTGTGTATTGGCGGTGGCATGGGGGTGGCACTCACACTGGAGCGCTGA